The following proteins are co-located in the Limisphaerales bacterium genome:
- a CDS encoding sorbosone dehydrogenase yields MKQLVFSISLGLGIIFSVQAKPLPPFQLQDGDRVAFLGDTLIERMQEFNHLELRLTTAWPKRNIIFRNIGWSGDTPRGISRAGLSLLQAGREPADEGWKQLQKQIELVKPTVVFLGYGMASSFKNQPEQFGRDMRALKAAIRKAVGAPVRFVVLSPLRHEILGRGLPDPSTHNRQLAAYTKELREMAEADGDAFVLLYDAPAHLNARPLTENGIHPTAEGYESIAREICRQLKIPAHPRLGTPQAGALREIIRRKNKLFFDRSRPQNMAYIFGFRKHEQGNNAVEIPKFDPLVTVEEKEITMRRNLPPLKKQPPKKIAAVPAPFTPQKLPEFNTMNGIEINLFAENPSLAKPIQMNFDPQGRLWVATSSVYPQVKPGQVADDKIIVLEDTTGNGRADKTTVFADGLFIPTGIEPGDGGAYVAQSTKLLHLADTNGDGRADKKRIVLSGFGTEDTHHTLHTLRWGHDGRLYFNQSIYIRSHVETPHGVVRLKSGGIWHLRPDTLRAGIAYRGWCNPWGHHFDDFGNAFVTDGAGFQGISYAIPGAMYFTYAGARRIMDSISPGNYPKFAGLEILNSPHFPKSFRGAAITCDFRAHRIVRFTLSENGAGFAAKHEGDFIRSSATSFRPIDVKQGPDGALYIADWSNPIIQHGEVDFRDPRRDKVHGRIWRVTFKDRPLAKKQNFKKQKNEQLFNTLLTDNQYDQRQARRVLQERGKQILGDLNKWLARHDESETAQLEALWLHDSIGVVNATLLMLTLEANDGRVRAAAMRVLGHWRDRLNTTELHAAAGIRDKHPRVRLEAMRVYAELKNSTVAHQYAKYALQALDQPVDGFLDYSLWLTMNDLADPFVRGMKNGALNFSDTRAHAEFALRALETEKAVALISKLVHQRKLPRTGQGPLIELVGTAGGAGELAILFSQLKSGGFDAAVHARVLSALANAARLRNARPSGDLNGLDEFIDAKDAGTRDAAIRLAGAWKQQSQVAKLFALAKAGNSAAFASLGQIRGGKATSALLALADEKQPLPLRQQAARTLAVINLRGNLPQVFAVLNATKDSQQALELWRVLLQQKGAGAALAGGVAGAQLPKPVVTAGIRAAREGGRNEKALVTALARSQNMSLLTKQMTPAELKALAARAMKEGDPFAGEKIYRRTELACTVCHAIGGAGGKVGPDFTSLGTSAQPDYIIESLWYPNRKIKEGYHTTVVETKDNRTLAGVVVRDAGGELVLRDLANKLVSIPKNQVRKKTAAPVSMMTPGLITGLAEDEQLHLYRFLSELGKAGPFDATQTGVARTWRLLPGTHRVEQYGINKIVEAGFEMKWSNHILGAGNGAGWNILPARVNGDLPAADIAQTASVGRHVGLVHVFAGTKFEMQKTGNATFTLPKGMKAQAWLDGKSLGTASQFTAKVVAGNHRFVLRLDAKALPNVLRLESKDVVFLND; encoded by the coding sequence ATGAAACAGCTTGTTTTTAGCATTTCCCTCGGGCTCGGCATCATTTTTAGCGTCCAAGCAAAGCCGCTTCCCCCTTTCCAACTTCAGGACGGCGACCGCGTGGCATTCTTAGGCGACACGCTCATCGAGCGGATGCAGGAATTTAATCACCTCGAGCTGCGGCTCACGACGGCTTGGCCGAAACGGAATATTATTTTCCGAAATATCGGTTGGAGCGGCGACACGCCGCGCGGCATTTCGCGTGCGGGGCTTTCGCTGTTGCAAGCCGGGCGCGAGCCCGCCGATGAGGGATGGAAGCAGTTGCAAAAACAAATCGAACTAGTGAAGCCGACAGTGGTTTTTCTCGGGTACGGAATGGCTAGCTCATTTAAAAATCAACCCGAACAATTTGGCAGGGATATGCGTGCCTTGAAGGCCGCGATTCGGAAAGCGGTGGGCGCCCCTGTGCGCTTCGTCGTGCTCTCGCCGCTACGCCACGAAATTCTGGGCCGCGGGTTGCCTGATCCATCCACGCATAATCGCCAACTGGCCGCGTACACCAAAGAATTGCGTGAAATGGCCGAGGCCGACGGTGATGCGTTTGTGTTGCTCTACGATGCTCCGGCACATTTGAATGCCCGGCCACTTACAGAAAATGGCATCCATCCCACCGCCGAAGGATACGAATCCATCGCGCGCGAAATTTGCAGGCAACTCAAAATCCCCGCGCATCCGCGATTGGGCACCCCGCAAGCGGGCGCCCTTCGCGAAATCATTCGCCGCAAAAACAAGCTCTTCTTCGACCGCTCGCGACCGCAGAACATGGCGTACATTTTTGGCTTCCGCAAACACGAGCAGGGCAACAACGCAGTGGAGATTCCCAAATTTGACCCGCTCGTCACTGTCGAGGAAAAGGAGATCACTATGCGCCGCAATTTGCCGCCGTTGAAAAAGCAACCGCCAAAAAAAATTGCCGCCGTGCCGGCCCCTTTCACGCCACAAAAACTCCCCGAGTTCAACACAATGAACGGCATCGAAATCAATCTCTTCGCCGAAAACCCATCGCTCGCCAAGCCCATCCAAATGAATTTCGACCCCCAAGGCCGTTTGTGGGTTGCTACTTCCTCCGTCTATCCGCAAGTGAAACCCGGCCAAGTCGCCGATGACAAAATCATCGTGCTCGAGGATACCACCGGCAATGGCCGTGCCGACAAAACCACCGTCTTCGCCGATGGCCTGTTCATCCCCACCGGCATCGAGCCCGGCGACGGCGGCGCGTACGTCGCCCAAAGCACAAAGCTCCTCCACCTCGCCGACACCAACGGCGATGGCCGCGCCGACAAAAAACGGATCGTCCTTTCCGGCTTCGGCACCGAGGATACCCATCACACGCTCCACACCCTCCGCTGGGGACACGACGGCCGCCTTTATTTTAATCAATCCATTTACATCCGCAGCCACGTCGAAACCCCGCACGGCGTCGTGCGCCTCAAGAGCGGCGGCATTTGGCATCTCCGCCCCGACACCCTCCGCGCCGGCATCGCCTATCGCGGCTGGTGCAACCCGTGGGGTCATCACTTTGATGACTTCGGCAACGCCTTCGTCACCGACGGCGCCGGCTTCCAAGGCATCAGCTACGCCATCCCCGGCGCGATGTATTTCACCTACGCCGGCGCGCGCCGCATCATGGACAGCATCAGCCCCGGCAACTATCCCAAGTTCGCCGGCCTCGAGATTCTCAACAGCCCGCACTTCCCCAAATCATTCCGTGGCGCGGCCATCACCTGCGACTTCCGCGCGCACCGCATCGTCCGCTTCACTCTCAGCGAAAACGGCGCCGGCTTTGCCGCCAAACACGAAGGCGATTTCATCCGCAGCAGCGCCACCAGCTTCCGCCCCATCGATGTCAAGCAAGGCCCCGACGGTGCGCTGTACATCGCCGACTGGTCCAACCCGATTATCCAACACGGCGAAGTTGATTTCCGCGATCCCCGCCGCGACAAAGTACACGGCCGCATCTGGCGCGTCACCTTCAAGGACCGTCCCCTCGCCAAAAAACAAAATTTTAAAAAACAAAAAAACGAACAGCTCTTCAACACCCTTTTAACCGACAACCAATACGATCAGCGTCAGGCGCGACGAGTGTTGCAGGAAAGGGGAAAGCAGATTTTGGGTGACCTTAATAAGTGGCTTGCCCGGCACGATGAAAGTGAAACCGCCCAGCTTGAAGCACTGTGGCTGCACGATTCAATCGGCGTCGTGAACGCAACATTGCTGATGCTTACTTTAGAAGCAAACGACGGCCGTGTGCGTGCCGCCGCGATGCGCGTGCTTGGTCATTGGCGAGATCGATTGAACACCACCGAACTTCACGCCGCCGCTGGAATTCGCGATAAACATCCGCGTGTGCGGCTAGAGGCAATGCGGGTTTATGCGGAGTTGAAAAACTCCACTGTTGCGCATCAATACGCCAAGTACGCATTGCAAGCGCTGGATCAGCCGGTGGATGGGTTTCTCGATTACAGTTTGTGGCTGACAATGAATGACCTCGCAGATCCGTTTGTGCGTGGGATGAAAAATGGCGCGCTCAACTTTAGCGATACCCGCGCGCACGCCGAATTTGCGTTGCGGGCTTTGGAAACGGAAAAAGCGGTTGCTCTCATTAGCAAACTTGTTCACCAGCGTAAACTGCCGCGCACCGGACAAGGCCCATTAATTGAATTGGTTGGAACCGCCGGAGGCGCAGGCGAATTGGCCATTTTGTTCAGCCAACTCAAAAGCGGGGGCTTCGATGCCGCCGTGCACGCGCGGGTGCTTTCCGCTCTCGCCAATGCCGCCCGATTGCGCAATGCGCGGCCGAGCGGGGACTTGAATGGGTTGGACGAATTCATCGACGCGAAGGATGCCGGCACGCGTGATGCGGCCATTCGGCTCGCGGGCGCGTGGAAACAACAGTCGCAAGTGGCCAAGCTATTCGCGCTCGCCAAAGCTGGCAACAGCGCGGCCTTCGCCAGCCTCGGGCAAATTCGCGGCGGCAAAGCTACCTCCGCACTACTCGCATTGGCCGACGAGAAGCAACCGTTGCCGCTCCGGCAACAAGCCGCCCGCACGCTGGCGGTCATTAATCTGCGGGGTAATCTCCCGCAAGTGTTCGCCGTTTTGAACGCTACGAAAGACAGCCAACAAGCACTGGAACTTTGGCGCGTGTTGCTCCAGCAAAAAGGCGCGGGCGCCGCCTTGGCCGGGGGCGTGGCGGGCGCACAACTGCCCAAGCCAGTCGTCACCGCCGGCATCCGCGCCGCGCGTGAAGGCGGACGCAACGAAAAGGCGCTCGTCACCGCGCTCGCCCGTTCGCAAAATATGTCGCTGCTCACCAAGCAAATGACTCCCGCCGAGCTCAAAGCACTGGCCGCGCGCGCGATGAAAGAGGGCGACCCGTTTGCGGGTGAGAAAATATATCGCCGCACGGAATTGGCCTGCACGGTTTGCCACGCCATCGGCGGCGCGGGCGGCAAGGTGGGCCCGGACTTTACCTCGCTCGGTACCAGCGCGCAGCCCGATTACATCATCGAATCGCTGTGGTACCCGAACCGAAAAATTAAAGAGGGCTATCACACCACCGTGGTGGAAACCAAAGACAACCGCACCCTCGCCGGCGTGGTGGTGCGCGATGCCGGTGGCGAACTCGTGCTGCGCGACCTCGCCAACAAACTCGTCTCCATCCCCAAAAATCAAGTCCGCAAAAAAACCGCCGCCCCCGTTTCAATGATGACCCCCGGCCTCATTACCGGGCTCGCCGAGGACGAGCAACTGCATCTCTACCGATTCCTCTCTGAACTGGGCAAGGCCGGGCCCTTTGACGCCACCCAAACTGGTGTCGCCCGCACGTGGCGTTTGCTTCCCGGCACGCATCGCGTGGAGCAATACGGCATCAATAAAATCGTCGAGGCGGGTTTTGAAATGAAATGGTCCAATCACATTCTCGGTGCGGGCAATGGCGCGGGATGGAATATTCTGCCCGCCCGCGTCAATGGCGATTTGCCCGCCGCGGACATCGCGCAAACCGCCAGCGTCGGCCGCCACGTCGGGCTCGTTCACGTCTTCGCCGGCACAAAATTCGAAATGCAAAAAACCGGCAACGCAACTTTTACGCTCCCCAAAGGAATGAAAGCTCAGGCGTGGCTCGACGGCAAATCGCTGGGAACAGCCAGTCAATTCACCGCCAAAGTTGTGGCCGGTAACCACCGCTTTGTTCTCCGTCTCGATGCGAAAGCATTGCCGAACGTATTGCGGCTGGAATCAAAGGATGTTGTGTTTTTGAACGACTAA
- a CDS encoding Gfo/Idh/MocA family oxidoreductase: MRVGIIGGGLMGREAASCFGRWFALQNFSVRAELTAVCDLREDLLEWFGQVPTVQLRTRDHHELLTSENVDAVYVAVPHHLHEPLYCDVLAAGKDLLAEKPFGIDLAAARRIRDAANASGRFVRCSSEFPFAPGAQRAIDYVQSGALGRVLEIHSGFLHSSDLDPAKPANWKRHSKTCGEIGVMGDLGMHTVHIPFRLGWKPKRVFAQLQKGFPQRPDGQGGTTECDTWDNATLNCDVEIDGNDGQTIPMRLQQKRLAPGQTNSWHFEAIGTNGGVRYNTRDANTIHIYEKEKDGWTRIDLGHVMAFPVITGGIFEAGFPDLNLQMWAAFASERAGELDDRFGCATPDEAIASHELWQAALKSHAENSVVEL; encoded by the coding sequence GAATTTCTCGGTGCGTGCGGAGCTCACCGCCGTGTGCGATCTCCGCGAGGATTTGCTCGAATGGTTCGGCCAAGTGCCCACCGTACAACTCCGCACGCGCGATCATCACGAACTGCTCACCAGCGAAAATGTCGATGCCGTTTACGTCGCCGTGCCGCATCATCTGCACGAGCCACTTTACTGCGACGTGCTCGCCGCTGGCAAAGATTTGCTCGCCGAAAAACCCTTCGGCATCGACCTCGCCGCTGCCCGCCGCATTCGCGATGCCGCAAATGCCTCCGGCCGCTTCGTGCGCTGCAGTTCGGAATTCCCCTTCGCCCCCGGCGCACAACGCGCCATCGACTACGTCCAATCCGGCGCGCTCGGTCGCGTGCTGGAAATCCATTCAGGGTTTTTGCACAGTAGCGATCTCGACCCCGCCAAACCCGCCAACTGGAAACGCCACTCCAAAACCTGCGGCGAAATCGGCGTCATGGGCGACCTCGGAATGCACACCGTCCACATCCCCTTCCGCCTCGGCTGGAAACCCAAGCGCGTCTTTGCCCAACTCCAAAAAGGTTTCCCCCAACGCCCCGACGGCCAAGGCGGCACCACCGAATGCGACACGTGGGACAACGCCACCCTCAACTGCGATGTGGAAATCGACGGCAATGACGGCCAAACAATCCCAATGCGGCTCCAACAAAAACGCCTCGCCCCCGGCCAAACCAACTCGTGGCACTTCGAAGCCATCGGCACCAATGGCGGCGTGCGCTACAACACTCGCGACGCCAACACCATTCACATTTACGAAAAAGAAAAAGACGGCTGGACCCGTATCGACCTCGGCCACGTGATGGCCTTTCCCGTCATCACCGGCGGCATTTTCGAAGCCGGCTTCCCCGACCTCAACCTCCAAATGTGGGCCGCCTTTGCATCTGAAAGAGCTGGTGAATTGGACGATCGCTTCGGCTGCGCCACCCCGGACGAAGCCATCGCCAGCCACGAACTCTGGCAAGCTGCCCTAAAATCGCATGCGGAAAATTCCGTGGTTGAACTTTAG